The genomic stretch ATACTCATCTGTTTGCCCGGCATGGCGTCAAGAGAGAATCGAGCACTAACTTCAGCAACACGCTCCGAACCTTTGGTGATCACCATAAACTGTACAATAGTGATGATCAGGAAGACCACGATACCAACGACAAGGTTGCCGCCAACGACGAAGTTACCAAAGGTGTAAACGATTTGACCCGCATCGCCTTGAAGTAGGATCAAGCGTGTCGTGGTGATAGACAGCGACAAACGAAATAGCGTCGTGATCAACAATACTGCCGGAAACGCCGAGAACTCCAGTGGCGTAGTGATGTAAATCGCCAACATCAGCAGCACGACAGCAATACTCATGTTTGCGCCGATCAGCACATCTACTAGTGCAGTTGGCAAAGGCAAAATCATCATAAAGACGATCGCCAGCAACATCACTGCGAGCATGATGTCTTTGCGTTGCCCTACCTTGTTTAGAATATCGATCAACTTATTCATGAGATTCACTATGTAAAGATTGCAGGTAGCGTCGATGCGCTTGGCGTGCGCCCTCGACGTCATTTTGTTTCCAGCGTGCTTGGCTCAAGCAAAACCAAATTCCCGCCGCTTGCACAGACTGCGATTGCGACTTCAGTAAGCCTTCACATACCGCAACAGCACGGGTGTAACGGCCAGTTTGCAAACACGCGACCGCGAGCGTGTGTAACGCATCTTCGCGTTCTGGTTCGAGTTCTAAAACGGCATCCAGTATCGCGATGGCTTGATCGGGTTGTTGGTATTGAACTTGAAGCGCAGCGTGAACCAGCAGCAGCTCAATATCTTTGGTGCTTAGCATGTGGGTTAAACCTGAATAAGAAGATTGAGCGCCATGGTGAGGTAACGCTGGTCCAGTTGTGTGCTTTGTAGCGTTTCGGCGGCTTTAGCAAGGTTCGCTGAGCCTGATTCCTGTGCGAGTTGCTGAACACGAGCTAAAGTATTGTCGAATTGCTGACGGTACTTTTCTGGACGAAGCAGTTCACAATGGTTCAGTTTTGGCTTCGCTAACGCCAACAAATATTGATCGGACGGTCTTAGGTCATACAGTTTTTCCAAATGAGTCGCGACGGCTTGCCCATCCGGCAATAACTGAAATCGTTTGGGGAAATCCGTGTCGACTTCACCATGGGAAACGTGAGTAAAGGCTTCAATGCCGACATTTAACGTACTAACTCGGGTCATCAACTTGCCACTTCATCGTGAAGACGCACTAAAAGCGCGAACGCTTGTTCGAGTGTCGGCAGCGTCACTTCATCGCCTTCAATTTTTGCGGAAAACACCAAGGTTTCGTCGTCGAGCAAACCGGTTTTCATTTCAAATGGCCAACCCTGTTCGGCATGGCACAAACGCAACGCATGCTGAATACGCTCGCTCGACTGATGCCACGACAACGCACGCGCCAACATAAGGAAAAGTCGATCATGATGTTTTTCTATGTGCAATGTGCCGCTTTGCTCAAAGCTCAACTGCACACGTCCTGCGGCAGAAAAATCCACCGCATCTAAGCCCATTCCTCGGCAAAACTCATCGACTGATGCATCAATCCAACTCATCGTCCCACGCTTCCTCTTCTTCTAAATCAATGGCTTCGTCTAGCGCCTTTTGTGCGGCTTGTATTAGGTTTTGTCTCTGTTCGTCGTCAGCAAATACATCAACGGGGATGTGTCGTATCAACTTGTGCAGCTCTCGAAAAAAATCGATTTTCTGTTCTATTGCCACCAACTCCATTGATGTTGCGATCTTCCAAATCTCTTCACTGCTGACCCAACGTTGCTCGACCAGAGCAATTACGTCAGCCATCAAATCAGAAGCCTGATAAGCCATGACTCATCCTTTCTGGTTTGAACATTTGAAATAGCCGCCCTACCTGATCTTGCAAGGTGTTTAACGTTTTGAGTTTTTGCATGTCGGACATCAGCAGTTGCAATTTGACGGAGTCAATGTTGCTGCCTTGAACGCTAAGGTCGGCGCTCATGCCTTGCAGCATGAAGTCCACCGCAGTAGAGACTTCTTGCTCACCAAAACGCTCGACAACATCCTGATATGCAGAGCCAAGCCCTTGATAGCTGTGCACCGTATCGCGGTAAAAGCCGCGCAATTGATGAAGAGAGCTGAACTCTTGCTCTTTGCTAAACTCATCAGCGAAATGAGAAACACGGATTTCGGTGTCGATTTGCGACCAAGAATCCGGGTTCTGCTCGATTTTCAAGATCGCTTGGTCAATCAGCGCCAATAAGTGTTTGCTTTCCGGATTGGCCGATAAGTATTTCTTCACCGCTTTTAGAGCTAAGTATTGGTGGCTTTTCTCTTCCGAAAACCCATTCAAATACGCTTGAAGCTGAGCGATGGTCGAAATGTTGCCACCCGCCATTTTGGCTGCGAGATCTTTGATTTTTTGGTTTTTCTCTAGATCAGGTACCTTTCTGAGGTAATCAGAAACCAGCTCATGCGCTTCGTTAACGCGAACGCCACCGTCTTTTATTTTGCGTTTGGTGAGATCTTTTTCTGCTTTTTCGGAGCCAAGTGATGTGAGCTCTTCCATCGCGTCAAAAAGCGATTGAGTGGCGTTGTGCACGCGCACGGTCTCACCTCGATAACTGCCTTTTACGGCACTGTCCGCACGAGACGAGTCCAATCCATTTCGGACCGATGCATCAAACTTGGTGTTGGTTGCTATCTGACTATTGATAATACTCATTCACTTGCACTCCTTTCGTACAATACAAGCGAATTATATGAAGTGCGTTTTTATCAGGCTGTCAAAATCAGACGTGTTTTTTTAGGGCGTTTTCAGTTTTCTAAAAACTCCCGACCAATATTCACTATAAATACCAACCCATCCTTTCTATTCTCCCAGCATCAATCATTGCGCATATTTTTTACATTGAACGATTTCTCATACATCACCGATATTCAGCAATCTGCGATCAAACAAACGCGTTTGATCCAAATTCGCGGACGCGTTACTCAAGTAACCGGCACCATCATCAAGGCTGTGGTGCCGGGCGTACGCGTTGGAGAGTTGTGTGAGCTGCGCAATCCCGATCAAACCTTATCGTTGTTGGCTGAAGTCGTCGGCTTTCAACAACATCACGCGCTGCTTACCCCACTTGGCAACATGTTTGGCATTTCATCCAATACCGAGGTGAGCCCGATGGGGAAAATGCACGAAGTCGGTGTCGGCGATCACTTGCTGGGAAAAATCCTCGACGGACTGGGCCGCCCTTTCGATGGTGCGCAAAGCCAAGAGCCAAGTGCTTGGTATCCCGTTTATCGTGATGCCCCGCCACCGATGCAGCGTAAATTGATCGAAAAACCAATTTCTCTTGGCGTTCGCTCCATAGATGGCTTGCTCACCTGCGGCGAAGGCCAACGTATGGGCATTTTCGCTGCGGCTGGCGGCGGTAAAAGTACCTTGCTTGCGAAGCTGATTCGCTCTGCGGACGTGGACGTAACCGTTCTTGCTCTGATTGGCGAACGTGGACGAGAAGTGCGAGAGTTCATCGAACACGACTTGGGCGAAGAAGGTATGGCGCGTTCAGTGCTGGTCGTTGCGACATCCGACAGACCAGCCATGGAGCGCGCAAAAGCAGCGTTCGTTGCGACTTCTATCGCCGAATATTTCCGAGACCAAGGCAAGCGCGTTTTGCTGCTGATGGACTCCGTCACGCGTTTTGCTCGTGCCCAACGTGAAATTGGCCTTGCCGCTGGCGAACCACCAACTCGACGTGGTTATCCGCCTTCTGTTTTTGCCGCACTGCCAAAACTAATGGAGCGTGCAGGCCAATCGGACAAAGGCTCTATCACTGCCCTTTACACCGTATTGGTCGAAGGTGACGACATGACCGAGCCTGTCGCAGATGAAACGCGCTCCATTCTGGATGGACACATTATCCTTTCGCGGAAATTGGCAGCGATGAACCACTACCCGGCCATCGATGTGCTCCGCTCTGCAAGTCGAGTGATGAACCAAATTGTCGAGCCGAATCATCAAGCATCTGCCGCGCATCTGCGTGAAATGTTGGCGAAATATGAAGAAGTCGAGCTGCTTATCAAAATCGGCGAGTACCAACATGGCGCTGACCCGCGTGCCGATCTGGCAATCGCGCAAAGTGACGATATTCGCGCCTTTTTACGTCAAGGTACCCATGAGCCAAGCGACCTTGAAGGTACTATCGCTCAACTGAAAGGCATCGCAGGTCAATGATCGAACGATTATTAGAAATTAAGAAAATTCGTGCAGACCGCGCCGATAAAGCCGTTCAACGCCAAGAATACCGAGTTGCCAACGTGGCGGCAGAGCTGCAAAAAGCAGAACGCTCGGTAGCGGACTATCACGTTTGGCGTCAGGAAGAGGAAGAACGCCGCTTCGCGAAAGCCAAACAGCAAACCGTGCTTCTTAAAGAGCTGGAAACGCTAAGACAAGAAATCGCCCTACTTAGAGAACGGGAAGCCGAGCTCAAGCAGCGCGTAGCAGAAATAAAAGTGACGTTAGAACAAGAGCGCACTCTGCTAAAACAAACACAACAAGAGGCCCTTCAAGCCCATAAAACCAAAGAAAAATTCGTTCAGTTGCAACAACAAGAAATCGCGGAACAATCGCGCCAACAACAGTACCAAGAAGAACTCGAGCAAGAAGAGTTTCGCACTGTCGATATTATCTAAAGGTTCATCATGCGCATTAAACCAAGTACGGATACCCCAAGTACGCAGCCTCATTCACCACAATCTCCAATGCCGATTGACGATCATGCCATGCTTCAATCGCGTTTTGAGCGTGCGCTCAAGGAAAACCCAGACCAAACCAAACCACAGCCAAATGAAACCAACAATCAAGCTGCGTTAGATGCTAAAAAACCGTTTACTGAAAATTACTCAGATCGCTCTCTTGCGTCATTGCATTCGACAAGTAGCAACCAACGTAAGACTGCTGAGAAATCTGCTTTTGTTCAAAGTGGTGACGCCGTCACAGAAAATATAAACAACGAATCAGATACGTCGTCACCTATCGCTCTGAACACCCAAGACAAAACGCCAAGCGATATGGACGCACACATGAAATCTGACATTCGAATTCCTACTACCGGTGATAAAAAACTACCAATGGAGCCTTCGAATAAGCGTGAGAAAAACGCTGACGAGCAAGACGCATTTGAACGCTTAGTCGAAGATCATGATGATTCTAAAACCGAACTTGCGACTGCTAAAACAGCAGAGTTACACGAGTCGACACAGTCGCCGAAAGATACTAAGCACATTCCTACTGCGGGAACGAAGCCGGACACAATTGAAACGGTATCCGACGCTTTAGCGTCAACATTAGCATCAACAACCGTTGCGTCTGCGGCTTCTGCGTCACTCGCCTCTCATCCTGTCACTTCAGCTGTGCACAAAACTGCAACTAAAACTGAAGTAAACAAGCATGAGGGTGACTCATCACTTGGCTTTAATTCGCGTAATTTGAAAACACCACTCCCGAATGATGAACATCCCAAAGCGAGCAAGGCTGAGCGCACATTGCTAGATAAAGCCATGCTGGATTCAGAAAAAAGCAATGACAAGCCGGCGCATCAACCAGTCACGACACCGATTACTCAAGGCGATGTGATTTTGAAAGGCATCTCGACTCCACAACCTACTCAACCAACTCGTGAAGTCAGCCAACTGATTCAGCAATTGGTGGATAAAGTGTACGTTGCCCTACCAACGGCATCGAATGAGAAAGAAGTACGATTGTTTCTAAGCGAGGGTCAACTCAAAGGTGGCGAAATCCACATCAAGTTAGATTCGCAAGGTTATAGCGTGACGATTCGACAAGAGCATGCGCTTTCCATCATCAATCAACAAGCGAGGCAAGATCTGGCAGAACGTTTAAACCGCATGGGCTTTGAACAGCCTTTGCGCGTCTCGATCAGCGAGCAGACGTCGCAACACGGTCACACACAGCAAGATCAACAACAATCACGCCAACAACGTAGCGTTTATGAAGAATGGCAACCCGAGGCGGATCAATGAAATTAACCATCCCAACAGTCGATGCCGAGAGCATTGCGCTGACCAATCAGCTCTGCGCTAAACAATGCCACTTTCAAGGACGTGACGAGCACAGCATCTCAATAACCGCATCGCAAAAACCGGAATTTTCTGGCTACCGCTTGACCACTCTGGTTGGTGGACAAACCATTCAAGTCGATTTTTGTTCCGCGCAACTGCAGCAATGGCTTCACTCAACTTTGAATGCGACAGCGTTTGAATCTCTCCCAAACTCGTTGCAGTTAGCTCTGCTCAGTACGCAGATTGAGCCTCATGCTGACGCGTTCAAACGCCTATTTGGTCAGTTACCGATCCTCAGCAAATTACAACCGCTGGAACAAAGCGAAACGCAGCGCAATACCTTAATGCTGACGCTAAACAAACCGAGCGCATCACTTTGTTTGTGGGTAAGTGAAGGTCAAAGCGTTTTAGTTGATGCGCTGCCGCCATGCTCGTCGCAACTGACTCAGCATATTGCCCTTCCTGTCTGGCTAAGCCTTGGCAAAACGCACCTGGACTTAAATCAATTCCATTCGTTAGAGCTTGGAGACGTGATCTTTTTTGACCAATGCTACATCGCCCAGCAACAAGCGATTGTTCAGGTATCCAATAAGAATCTGTGGCGTTGTCAACTTGAAGACAACACCCTCTACATCATTGAGAAAGAAACCAACATGAATGACGTAAACACATCCGAAACACTCACCGACCACCAGCAACTGCCTGTGGAACTCACGTTCGACATCGGCCACCAAACCGTCACGCTGGAACAACTCAACCAACTGCAACCTGGGTACGTTTTCGAGCTCAACCAACCGGTGTCCAAGCCCGTGACACTGCGCGCGAATGGTAAAATCATTGGTGAATGTGAACTGGTAAACGTCAACGATCATTTAGGTGTACGTGTGCTTGAATTATTCGGCGGCACTCAGGAGCCGGCATGATTCAGTTACCTGATGAGCTAAACCTCATTGTCAGCCTAGCGTTGCTGGCATTGATCCCGTTTATCGCCATGATGGCGACCTCATTTGTGAAACTCGCGGTCGTGTTTTCGCTGCTGCGAAATGCGCTTGGCGTACAACAGATTCCGCCGAATATGGCGCTGTATGGCTTGGCGATCATTTTGTCGATTTTCATCATGGCACCGGTTGGCTTTGAAACGTACGACTACGTAAAACAGCACGACATTTCTTTGGAA from Vibrio parahaemolyticus encodes the following:
- the vopN gene encoding SctW family type III secretion system gatekeeper subunit VopN; its protein translation is MSIINSQIATNTKFDASVRNGLDSSRADSAVKGSYRGETVRVHNATQSLFDAMEELTSLGSEKAEKDLTKRKIKDGGVRVNEAHELVSDYLRKVPDLEKNQKIKDLAAKMAGGNISTIAQLQAYLNGFSEEKSHQYLALKAVKKYLSANPESKHLLALIDQAILKIEQNPDSWSQIDTEIRVSHFADEFSKEQEFSSLHQLRGFYRDTVHSYQGLGSAYQDVVERFGEQEVSTAVDFMLQGMSADLSVQGSNIDSVKLQLLMSDMQKLKTLNTLQDQVGRLFQMFKPERMSHGLSGF
- a CDS encoding TyeA family type III secretion system gatekeeper subunit, yielding MAYQASDLMADVIALVEQRWVSSEEIWKIATSMELVAIEQKIDFFRELHKLIRHIPVDVFADDEQRQNLIQAAQKALDEAIDLEEEEAWDDELD
- the sycN gene encoding type III secretion chaperone SycN, with translation MSWIDASVDEFCRGMGLDAVDFSAAGRVQLSFEQSGTLHIEKHHDRLFLMLARALSWHQSSERIQHALRLCHAEQGWPFEMKTGLLDDETLVFSAKIEGDEVTLPTLEQAFALLVRLHDEVAS
- the vscO gene encoding type III secretion system central stalk protein VscO yields the protein MIERLLEIKKIRADRADKAVQRQEYRVANVAAELQKAERSVADYHVWRQEEEERRFAKAKQQTVLLKELETLRQEIALLREREAELKQRVAEIKVTLEQERTLLKQTQQEALQAHKTKEKFVQLQQQEIAEQSRQQQYQEELEQEEFRTVDII
- the vscY gene encoding type III secretion system chaperone VscY, whose translation is MLSTKDIELLLVHAALQVQYQQPDQAIAILDAVLELEPEREDALHTLAVACLQTGRYTRAVAVCEGLLKSQSQSVQAAGIWFCLSQARWKQNDVEGARQAHRRYLQSLHSESHE
- the vscQ gene encoding SctQ family type III secretion system cytoplasmic ring protein VscQ; amino-acid sequence: MATRGGSMKLTIPTVDAESIALTNQLCAKQCHFQGRDEHSISITASQKPEFSGYRLTTLVGGQTIQVDFCSAQLQQWLHSTLNATAFESLPNSLQLALLSTQIEPHADAFKRLFGQLPILSKLQPLEQSETQRNTLMLTLNKPSASLCLWVSEGQSVLVDALPPCSSQLTQHIALPVWLSLGKTHLDLNQFHSLELGDVIFFDQCYIAQQQAIVQVSNKNLWRCQLEDNTLYIIEKETNMNDVNTSETLTDHQQLPVELTFDIGHQTVTLEQLNQLQPGYVFELNQPVSKPVTLRANGKIIGECELVNVNDHLGVRVLELFGGTQEPA
- the vscN gene encoding SctN family type III secretion system ATPase VscN — translated: MNDFSYITDIQQSAIKQTRLIQIRGRVTQVTGTIIKAVVPGVRVGELCELRNPDQTLSLLAEVVGFQQHHALLTPLGNMFGISSNTEVSPMGKMHEVGVGDHLLGKILDGLGRPFDGAQSQEPSAWYPVYRDAPPPMQRKLIEKPISLGVRSIDGLLTCGEGQRMGIFAAAGGGKSTLLAKLIRSADVDVTVLALIGERGREVREFIEHDLGEEGMARSVLVVATSDRPAMERAKAAFVATSIAEYFRDQGKRVLLLMDSVTRFARAQREIGLAAGEPPTRRGYPPSVFAALPKLMERAGQSDKGSITALYTVLVEGDDMTEPVADETRSILDGHIILSRKLAAMNHYPAIDVLRSASRVMNQIVEPNHQASAAHLREMLAKYEEVELLIKIGEYQHGADPRADLAIAQSDDIRAFLRQGTHEPSDLEGTIAQLKGIAGQ
- the vscX gene encoding type III secretion system protein VscX codes for the protein MTRVSTLNVGIEAFTHVSHGEVDTDFPKRFQLLPDGQAVATHLEKLYDLRPSDQYLLALAKPKLNHCELLRPEKYRQQFDNTLARVQQLAQESGSANLAKAAETLQSTQLDQRYLTMALNLLIQV
- the vscP gene encoding type III secretion system needle length determinant VscP, giving the protein MRIKPSTDTPSTQPHSPQSPMPIDDHAMLQSRFERALKENPDQTKPQPNETNNQAALDAKKPFTENYSDRSLASLHSTSSNQRKTAEKSAFVQSGDAVTENINNESDTSSPIALNTQDKTPSDMDAHMKSDIRIPTTGDKKLPMEPSNKREKNADEQDAFERLVEDHDDSKTELATAKTAELHESTQSPKDTKHIPTAGTKPDTIETVSDALASTLASTTVASAASASLASHPVTSAVHKTATKTEVNKHEGDSSLGFNSRNLKTPLPNDEHPKASKAERTLLDKAMLDSEKSNDKPAHQPVTTPITQGDVILKGISTPQPTQPTREVSQLIQQLVDKVYVALPTASNEKEVRLFLSEGQLKGGEIHIKLDSQGYSVTIRQEHALSIINQQARQDLAERLNRMGFEQPLRVSISEQTSQHGHTQQDQQQSRQQRSVYEEWQPEADQ